A window from Mangifera indica cultivar Alphonso chromosome 2, CATAS_Mindica_2.1, whole genome shotgun sequence encodes these proteins:
- the LOC123208854 gene encoding putative acyl-activating enzyme 19 isoform X4, translating into MQDSYPLNGDEVLLFKTSISFVDHLQEFLSAILTACSLVIPPTMELKTNLFSIIHYLQAYSICRLTAVPSLLRAILPSLQSQHDLIPRSLKLLVLSGEVLPLSLWNMLSKLLPNLSILNLYGSTEVSGDCTYFDCKNLPTILETEMLTSVPIGVPIPNCNVELVESDIDTPNQGQIYVGGLCVSSGYFSESTSMFSEFVRLHKNSICNCRVNCGAHLYFRTGDFAKRLPSGDLVFLGRKDRTVKVNGQRMALEEIEYTLREHPDLVDAAVISHNVHGEPAFLEAFILLLEKDKAREICIESIKSWMINKLPLAMIPSRFMIMDSLPMSFSGKVDYASLASINVIGPAHDVTRETKNSDLKVIKKAFADALMIKEVSDSDNFFSMGGDSIAAAHVAHCLGINMRMIYTFPTPSKLHIALLEKRASFNVDIEADANCWVDQEADIGNALNSIYSSNDDLLTRGLLMTSYNEDVNVIPLKRVKVDTNEDVSPKYTDQKDEFSWNVPSLTVQCSFSRCNKVMYEEKFRGTHTCQVTCSVEVPRDRKGYMKELWKVHLESCVDASPIVILKDSDVYLFVGSHSHKFLCLNAKSGSVQWEIKLEGRVECPAAIVGDFSQVVHINVVVGCYKGIIYFIELSNGNICWTFQTCGEVKCQPVVDVPRQLIWCGSHDHNLYALDYRNHCCVYKLPCGGSIFGAPAIDAVHEALYVASTSGRVSAISVKGSPFHTLWLHELEVPIFASLTITLPNRYVICCLVDGHIVAIDSTGSIMWRCRTGGPIFAGPCTSFALPSQMLVCSRNGSIYSFESEKGDLLWEFSVKDPITASAYVDENLQLTYESSPLPSRLVCVCSSSGIIHILHINLDATGKENESREMVEEFATLKLPGEIFSSPVLIGGWVFVGCRDDYLHCIRVCVKPESY; encoded by the exons ATGCAAGACTCTTATCCCCTGAACGGAGATgaagttttattgttcaagaCATCAATAAGCTTTGTGGATCACTTACAAGAATTTCTTAGTGCTATTCTTACTGCTTGTTCTCTTGTCATACCTCCCACTATGGAGCTGAAAACGAATTTGTTTTCTATCATCCATTATTTACAG GCATATTCTATTTGTAGGCTTACTGCTGTTCCATCACTGCTAAGGGCAATACTTCCTTCTTTGCAAAGTCAACATGACTTAATTCCACGTTCATTAAAATTGTTAGTGCTCAGTGGTGAAGTTCTACCTTTATCCTTATGGAATATGCTATCCAAGTTACTTCCAAATCTCTCTATACTGAATTTATATGGGAGTACAGAG GTATCTGGAGACTGCACATATTTTGATTGCAAGAATTTGCCTACAATTTTGGAGACAGAGATGCTTACAAGTGTACCAATTGGTGTCCCTATTCCAAATTGCAATGTAGAGCTTGTTGAGAGTGATATTGATACACCTAATCAGGGCCAAATATATGTTGGTGGTCTCTGTGTTTCTAGCGGATACTTTTCTGAATCAACTTCTATGTTTTCAGAGTTTGTCAGGTTACATAAGAATTCCATATGTAACTGTCGTGTCAACTGTGGAGCCCATTTGTACTTCAGAACTGGTGATTTTGCTAAAAGACTACCAAGTGGTGACTTGGTTTTCTTAGGTAGAAAAGATCGTACTGTAAAGGTGAATGGGCAACGTATGGCTTTAGAGGAGATTGAATATACACTAAGGGAACATCCAGATCTTGTTGATGCTGCTGTGATATCTCACAATGTTCATGGGGAGCCTGCATTCCTTGAAGCATTTATATTGTTACTAGAGAAGGATAAAGCTAGGGAAATATGCATAGAATCTATAAAAAGTTGGATGATCAACAAACTTCCTTTAGCAATGATTCCTAGCCGCTTCATGATCATGGACTCGCTGCCTATGTCTTTTAGTGGAAAAGTTGATTATGCATCATTAGCGAGTATAAATGTCATTGGGCCTGCTCATGATGTCACCAGGGAGACCAAGAATAGCGACCTGAAAGTTATCAAAAAG GCATTTGCTGATGCTTTGATGATCAAAGAGGTTTCCGacagtgataatttttttagtatggGTGGTGATTCCATTGCTGCAGCACATGTTGCTCATTGTTTAGGGATCAACATGAGGATGATTTATACCTTTCCAACTCCGTCCAAGCTTCATATTGCTCTTCTTGAGAAAAGGGCATCATTTAATGTAGACATTGAAGCAGATGCTAATTGCTGGGTTGATCAAGAAGCTGATATAGGGAAtgcattaaattcaatttattccTCAAACGATGATCTACTTACACGAGGGTTGTTGATGACTTCATATAACGAAGATGTAAATGTAATTCCCTTAAAACGTGTGAAGGTGGATACAAATGAAGATGTCTCTCCAAAGTATACTGATCAAAAGGATGAGTTTTCATGGAATGTGCCATCATTAACCGTGCAATGTTCATTCAGTCGATGCAACAAGGTTATGTATGAAGAGAAGTTTAGGGGTACTCATACTTGTCAAGTAACCTGTTCAGTTGAAGTTCCAAGAGATAGAAAAGGTTATATGAAAGAATTGTGGAAAGTTCACTTGGAGTCTTGTGTTGATGCATCTCCAATTGTTATCCTTAAAGATTCAGATGTTTATCTCTTTGTTGGGTCCCACTCGCACAAATTTCTTTGTCTTAATGCTAAAAG TGGTTCTGTTCAATGGGAAATCAAACTAGAAGGTCGAGTTGAATGTCCGGCTGCAATTGTTGGTGACTTTTCTCAGGTTGTTCATATTAAT GTTGTTGTTGGATGCTACAAaggaataatatattttattgaattatctAATGGCAATATATGTTGGACTTTCCAAACTTGTGGTGAG GTGAAGTGTCAGCCTGTTGTTGATGTACCAAGACAATTGATTTG GTGTGGATCACATGACCATAACCTATATGCTTTAGATTATAGAAACCATTGCTGTGTTTACAAGCTTCCATGTGGTGGCAGTATATTTGGGGCTCCTGCAATTGATGCG GTCCATGAGGCACTGTATGTTGCATCTACTAGTGGTCGGGTATCTGCAATATCAGTGAAG GGTTCACCATTTCATACATTGTGGCTGCACGAGCTAGAAGTGCCAATATTTGCTTCTCTTACTATCACCTTGCCAAATAGATATG TTATTTGTTGCTTGGTTGATGGACATATAGTTGCAATTGATTCAACCGGATCCATTATGTGGAGG TGTAGGACTGGTGGTCCAATTTTTGCTGGGCCTTGCACAAGTTTTGCCCTTCCTTCTCAG ATGCTGGTATGTTCCAGAAATGGAAGTATATACTCTTTTGAATCG GAAAAGGGAGATCTGCTTTGGGAATTTAGTGTTAAAGATCCAATAACAGCATCTGCTTATGTTGATGAGAACTTACAGTTGACATATGAATCCTCCCCTTTACCTAGCAG GTTGGTTTGTGTATGTTCTAGCTCAGGAATTATACATATACTTCATATCAATTTAGATGCCACAGGAAAGGAAAATGAATCTAGAGAGATGGTGGAGGAATTCGCAACGCTGAAGCTGCCGGGAGAGATTTTTTCTTCGCCTGTGCTGATCGGTGGCTGGGTTTTTGTTGGTTGCAGGGATGATTACTTGCACTGCATTAGAGTTTGTGTCAAACCTGAATCTTATTAG